From the Jilunia laotingensis genome, the window ACTTCGAGAAACTGACATACATCACCAAAGCCGCTTTCCTCAATGCCTGGAATCTGGCAAATGAAACTGACTACTAAAACGACCAAGCAAACATGGTTCTGAATTACATCTGGATAGCTTTCTTTATCATTGCTTTCATCGTAGCCTTGGGAAAACTTATTTTCACGGGGAACACTGAGATATTCACTGAGATCATAAATTCGACCTTTGTTTCCTCGAAAACAGCTTTTGAAGTTTCGCTCGGACTGACGGGAGTACTCTCGCTCTGGCTCGGTGTCATGAAAATCGGGGAAAACAGCGGACTTATCAATGCATTGGCACGCTGGCTGAGTCCGGTCTTCTGCCGTTTGTTTCCCGATATTCCGAAGGGACATCCCGTGATGGGATCTATCTTTATGAACATGTCCGCCAACATGCTGGGACTCGACAACGCTGCTACTCCGATGGGATTGAAAGCTATGAAAGAGCTACAAGAGCTGAATCCGAAAAAAGATACTGCCAGCAATCCCATGATTATGTTTCTGGTTATCAATACATCCGGACTGATATTGATTCCCATTTCCATCATGGTTTACCGCGCCCAATTGGGAGCTGCACAACCTACGGATATTTTTATCCCGATTCTACTCAGCACATTCATCTCTACGCTCGTAGGGGTAATTACTGTCAGCATCTCCCAACGTATCAACCTGATTAACAAACCAATATTGATACTCATGGGATTCCTGAGTTTATTCTTCGGTGGCTTGATCTATCTTTTCACCCGTCTTTCTCGAGAAGAGATGGGCACTTATTCCACCTTGATAGCCAATATAATCCTGTTCGGTGTCATCGTCCTTTTCATCCTGACGGGCATACGAAAGAAGATAAACGTGTATGATTCCTTCGTAGAGGGTGCTAAAGAAGGATTCTCCACAGCGGTAAGGATTATTCCCTACCTGGTAGCCTTTCTGGTCGGCATTGCCGTATTCCGGACTTCGGGTGCAATGGACATCCTTGTGGATGGCATCGGGTATGTAGTGGGGTTTTGCGGACTCGACACCAGTTTTGTCGGTGCGTTGCCCACAGGGTTGATGAAATCGCTCAGCGGCAGTGCGGCCAACGGATTGATGATCGACACGATGAAAGAATTCGGTCCCGATTCATTCGTTTCCCGTGTCAGTTGTGTAGTACGCGGTGCTTCGGACACTACATTTTATATTCTGGCGGTCTATTTCGGCAGTGTAGGAATCACCAAAACCCGGAATGCCGTCACTTGTGGACTGATAGCCGACTTTTCCGGTATTATCGCTGCAATATTCATTAGTTATTTATTTTTCTTTTAAAACATACTCCAATTATGGCTGTAACTTACCAAACCGAAGGCGTAAAAATGCCTGATATCAAAAAGCGTGAAACGACTGAATGGATCAAATCCGTAGCTGCCGCTTATGGCAAGAGAATCGGTGAAATCGCCTATATTTTCTGTTCGGATGAAAAAATACTGGAAGTAAATCGTCAATATCTGCAACATGATTACTATACGGATATCATTACCTTCGATTACTGCGAAGGCAACCGTCTTGCTGGCGACCTTTTCATTAGTCTGGATACAGTGAAAACGAATGCCGAACAGTTTGAAGCAGATTACAATACGGAGCTACACCGCGTCATTATTCACGGCATCCTCCATCTTTGCGGCATCAATGACAAAGGACCGGGTGAGAGGGAGATCATGGAAGAAGCGGAAAACAAGGCTTTGGAGATGAGGAAATAAACTTTGCATTGATAAAAAATAAGCAAATTGTAAGCCAGAGAACTGAGGTTTATTATTCATCTGACTATTTTAGTATCACTGCCATCTTTTTTGAAAAGGAAAACGCTTAAGGAATATATTATCAATCACCCCTTAAGCGATTTCTTGATAAAGAGAGAGTAAAGTAGTACACACGAACACACTTCCCTCAGAAAACTATATATCGCTTTCATTTCCCCCACCGATTGTTACCATTCTCCAAAACAAAGAACCAGGTACTAATCAAAAATAAAAGCGCAAGCCGCCTAATAAATTAAAACGGTTGATCCCGCTTCTTTCATTTTCTTTCAGATTCATGTCATCTTCATTGGGAAGACTGCCTGAGACATAACTTGTAGTTGCCCCAAGACCTATGTTTTTTGAAAGCATATATTCAACGCCAATAGTAAGATGCCCCCCGAAACCAGTCATATCATTACTCGGTTCATGATAAAGCAAAAGTCCGAAACCTACTCCATATTTCAATATCCATTTATTCAATTTAGTACGACCAACCAATTCGGGAGCCAAATAAGAAAGTACCATATTTCCTTCGTCAAAAGCAGCCCTATAGCCTGAATATTGGAATCCAACTCCTAAACCGGACTTCCAAACATGCTCGTAACCTAATCGCCATTCGACTCCTCCTTTATGGCCCAAACTATTACCGGAATAATCATAAAGCCTGCTCGTTATCCATCCGTAACCAACACTCATCTCAAACGTATTGGCGGGTGCCATCCGTTGACGACGTTCTTCATTAGTTACCGTGAGAAAGTCTTGCACGGGATTAGCTTTTAAAGTATCAACCTCCAGATTACTAAGATGCAACATCAAACCAGATATCTGATGGCAGGAACTCCCCCAAAAAGAAGGTTCCATATGATTGGTAATAACAAGTCCATTACCTCCCGCTTTTCCGGTAGCCTCCTTTGCCAAATACACAACCTGGTCATATTTGCATTGGGTAGAAAAACCTCTATCCACTACAGATACTCGCCCAATTGCCTCGGCTGAATTAGGAACAGTTTCTCCCATTTCTATTACAATGACAGAATCAGGTAACACAACTTCGGGATAAGTCTTAGCAAGAGCAGTGACTACTTTGGGTGAACATGAAACGAATAGTAGCATTATTACTACACCAGAGAATAGATGAATATTTTTCATATATTAAAAATGACAGGTTTAATTATTGCAAAGATACGGAAAAGTCACATATAACAAAAAATATCGTAGATTTGCAACCATAGTCCATAACCTCTCAAATAACGCATATGAAGAAATATCTTTTTATCAGCTTTTTTATTTTATCTGTTTTCACGTCAACAGCACAAAACAATGATTGGAAAATAGAGGCAAATAACACTACCAACTACGTTGGGACACCGGTAGCTAACGGTGGAATCGGTATTCTTCCCTGGTCAGAACCTTTTTCGATTCGTCATATCATTCTTAACCATGTATTCGACAGCGATGGCCCCAGAGGAATAAGCCGTGTCTTAAGAGGCATTAATCCGTTTCTCCTAACTCTGGAACTTGATGGTGAACAAATCACCAAAGACAATATCAAAGATTGGAAACAAGTGGTCGATATGAAAGAAGCAACACATAATACTTCGTTCACAGGGCTGAATAAAGCAGAAATCAGTTATAGTATTTGCGCTTTGCGAAATATGCCTTACGCAGGGTTAATCCGGGTAAACGTGAAAGCTTTGGATAATTTAAGTTTAAAAGTAATTCAGACAATGGAAGTACCTGATGAGTATGGAAAGCCAACCTCTGTGTTCAAAACCATGCAAGATGGAACCAGCAGGCAACTTGTTTTCCAGACAAGCGCCCCCTCTGCACAAGGAGCGCAGCATGTTTCAGCTTCCTCATCTTTCCTATGTCCGGACAGTACCTATACGATACAGGCCAACAAGAAGGATAACAACATGTATGTTGAGAAACAATTAAAAAAAGGAGAAACAGCAACTTTTGCTTTGGTTGCAGTCATCTGTTCAACACGAGACTTTTCCGACCCTTATGGTGAATCAGAGCGTCAGGTCGTTTATGCCAAGCATGAAGGAACGCAGAGACTGATATCTTCGCACCGCTGCCTATGGAATGAACTGTGGGAAGGAGACATCGTCATAGAAGGTGATAAAGAAGCTCAAAGGGATGTACGTTTCGCTTTATACAATCTCTATTCTTTTTGCCGGGCAGGAAGCAGGCTTAGCATTTCGCCAATGGGTTTATCAGCGCAAGGGTACAATGGACACATCTTCTGGGATACCGAAATCTGGATGTTTCCACCCATGCTTTTACTCAATGGCGAAATAGCCGAATCCATGATCAATTACCGTACCGACCGACTCGATGCAGCCCGCAAGAAAGCTTATATCCATGGCTATAAAGGTGCCATGTTTCCTTGGGAGTCGGATGATTCAGGAAATGAAGCAACCCCTTCCTGGGCATTGACCGGACCATTCGAACACCATATCACAGCAGATGTTGCCATAGCATGCTGGGCATATTATTCTATCACTAAAGACAAAAAATGGCTCATCGAAAAAGGATACCCACTTATGAAAGAAGCTGCTGATTTTTGGGTTAGCCGTGCAGAAAAGAACGAAGATGGTACTTATTCCATCTGTAATGTGGTAGGAGCCAACGAATATGCAGACGGAGTAACTGATAATGCCTTTACCAACGGTTCTGCAATCCGGGCACTTCAAGATGCGACAAAAGCTGCGGCAATCTGTGGAGAGAAAGCCCCCAGAGCATGGTCGGAAGTTTACAAGAGTTTGAGAATTCACTCTTTCGATGATGGTACTACACGAGAGCATAAAGACTATCAGGGAATAATGATCAAACAAGCCGATGCCAACCTACTTGGGTATCCACTGGGGATAATATCCGATCCAACCACCTTAAGAAAAGACCTGGCTTACTATGCAGACAAAATAGATCCCGAAAACGGACCAGCCATGTCCTATTCTGTTTTCTGCGTGCAATACGCTCGTTTAGGTGAAGCTGAAAAAGCCTATGAAATGTACAAAAAAAGTTTTCAGCCTAACCAACGTCCTCCTTTCGGAGTAATTGCAGAAACAGCAACCAGCCAGAACCCCTACTTTGCGACAGGAGCCGGAGGACTGTTACAAGCCGTAATCAACGGCTTCGGGGGGATTCAAATTACCGACAAAGGAATCATCCAATTACCATCCGTGTTGCCGCCTCACTGGAAGAAGCTGATCATAAAAGGCGTAGGCCCCGACAGGAGAACATTCATAAAAGAACAAAAATAATCTTTCCGTAGTTTTCCTTTTTCGTAACTTTGCATCGTTCGAAACATAACTATTGAAAGAATGGACTTTAAGTATGATGTTATAGTAATTGGTGCCGGACATGCAGGCTGTGAAGCAGCGGCAGCGGCAGCTAATCTGGGTTCCAAAACTTGTCTCATTACAATGGACATGAATAAAATCGGGCAGATGAGCTGTAATCCGGCAGTTGGAGGTATTGCCAAAGGACAGATTGTACGCGAGATTGATGCTTTAGGAGGACAGATGGGATTGATTACGGACAAGACTGCCATCCAGTTCCGCATATTAAACCGTTCTAAAGGGCCAGCAATGTGGAGTCCACGTGCACAGTGTGACCGTAATAAATTTATCTGGGCATGGCGAGAAGTATTGGAAAATACACCCAATCTTCATATCTGGCAAGATACCGTAAAAGAGCTACTCGTTGAAAACGGTGAAATAATAGGATTAAAGACTATCTGGGATGTAACCTTTCATGCTAAATGCATCGTACTTACAGCTGGTACATTCCTTAATGGCTTGATGCATATTGGTAAAAGCATGTTGCCCGGAGGGCGCATGGCAGAACCTGCATCCTACCAATTGACTGAATCCATAGCAAGGCATGGCATTGAGTATGGACGTATGAAAACAGGCACTCCGGTTCGTATAGATGGACGCAGTGTTCATTATGAATTAATGGATACTCAAGACGGAGAGACAGACTTCCATAAGTTTTCTTTCATGGACACTCAAGTACGTCATCTGAAGCAACTGCAATGTTGGACGTGTTATACGAATCCCGAAGCACACCGCATACTGCGTGAAGGACTTTCAGAATCTCCCCTTTTCAACGGGCAGATTCAAAGTATAGGTCCACGTTATTGTCCAAGTATAGAAACCAAAATCGTAACTTTCCCTGACAAGGAACAGCACCAGTTATTCCTCGAACCGGAAGGAGAAACGACACAAGAATTATATTTGAATGGTTTTTCTTCTTCACTCCCAATGAGTACCCAAATAGAGGCATTAAAGAAGATACCCGCTTTCAAAGATCTTGTGATTTATCGACCGGGATATGCCATAGAATATGATTACTTCGATCCTACTCAATTAAAACATACGTTGGAATCGAAGATTATCAAGAACTTATTTTTTGCCGGACAGGTAAACGGAACAACCGGATATGAAGAAGCCGGAGGGCAAGGAATAATTGCCGGAATTAACGCACATATCAATTGTCATGGTGGAACCCCTTTTACTCTTTCCCGTGATGAAGCCTATATTGGCGTATTAATCGATGATCTTGTAACTAAAGGCGTGGATGAACCTTATCGAATGTTTACATCCCGTGCCGAGTATCGCATTTTGCTTCGTATGGATGATGCAGATATGCGACTCACAGAAAAAGCATGGAGACTAGGTTTAGTAAAAGAGGATCGATACGAACTTCTAAAAAGAAAGCGGGAAGCAGTGGAAAGGATTATTTCTTTTGCACAAAGTTATTCGATAAAAGCGTCTCTTATTAATGATTCTCTTGAAAAATTAGGCACCACCCCTCTTCGACAAGGATGCAAGTTAATAGAATTAATAAATCGGCCACAAATAACAATAGAGAATATAGCCGAACATGTTCCAGCTTTCAAACGTATACTCGATGAAATAATTGAAAGAAAAGAAGAAGTTATAGAAGCTGCAGAGATTTTAATCAAATATGAAGGTTATATTGGCCGTGAAAGAATCATAGCCGACAAATTAGCTCGCTTAGAAGGCATAAAGATAAAAGGAAGATTTGATTATAATTCAATTCAATCCCTCTCTACCGAAGCACGTCAGAAATTAGTTAAGATTGATCCGGAAACCATTGCACAAGCGAGTCGAATCCCAGGAGTATCCCCCAGCGACATAAATGTATTATTAGTACTTTCGGGAAGATAACAGAATGCGTTTCACGTGAAACAAAACATTTAAGGAAATAAAATAAATCCATGATTATGAGCAAAGAAGCACTTATTAAAAGCATTCGGGAAATAGCTGATTTCCCGATACCCGGAATCCTCTTTTACGATGTAACAACCTTATTCAAGGACGCTGAAAGGTTGCAAGAATTATCGGATACGATGTATGAGATGTACAAAGACAAAGGTATTACAAAAGTAGTAGGTATTGAGTCTAGGGGTTTCATAATGGGACCGATTCTCGCAACAAGGCTAAACGCAGGTTTCGTACCCATTCGCAAGCCAGGAAAGTTACCAGCAGAAACCATCGAAGAAAGTTATGACAAAGAATATGGAAAAGACACTGTACAAATCCATAAAGATGCTATCGATGAAAACGACATTATTTTACTTCATGATGACTTATTGGCTACAGGTGGAACAATGGAAGCAGCATGCAAGCTTGTGAAAAAATTAAGGCCAAAGAAGGTATATGTAAACTTCATCATTGAACTAAAAGAATTAAATGGAAGGTCTGTATTTGGAAATGACGTAGAAGTAGAATCTGTTTTGTCACTCTAAAATTCTCCCACAGACAGGGACAAAGACATCCACATCGTTTTCGCTGAATCAACATTTAAAGAATTTAATTGAAAGAGGAATAAAGCCTTTCATTGAAAAAGACAAAAGACAGACACAAAACGCGAATCCGCAAACTACACAAATTGATAAAAGAGCTGTGTAACCTGTGGAATTCGCGTTTTATCATAACAGCTTCAAATATTCAAACATTACGAAACAATATATGTTCAAATCGCATCATACCCTTTAATAGATGGAAACAAATCAGGAATTAAATACCAATGAATATTTAAAAGGAATCGTTTCGAACCTTCCGGAAAGACCAGGCATTTATCAATACTTGAATGCTGAAGGAACAATCATATATGTGGGAAAAGCCAAAAACCTAAAAAGAAGGGTCTACTCCTATTTTAGCAAAGAGCATGAGCCGGGAAAGACAAGGGTGCTTGTCAGCAAGATAGCCGACATACGCTATATCGTGGTCAATACGGAAGAAGACGCTCTACTATTGGAAAACAACCTAATAAAGAAATATAAGCCACGCTACAACGTATTGCTTAAAGACGACAAAACATATCCTTCTATTTGCGTGCAAAACGAATATTTCCCAAGAGTATTCAAAACTAGGAAAATCATCCGAAACGGATCATCCTATTTCGGTCCTTATAGCCATATCCCCTCTATGAATGGAGT encodes:
- a CDS encoding glycosyl hydrolase family 95 catalytic domain-containing protein, which encodes MKKYLFISFFILSVFTSTAQNNDWKIEANNTTNYVGTPVANGGIGILPWSEPFSIRHIILNHVFDSDGPRGISRVLRGINPFLLTLELDGEQITKDNIKDWKQVVDMKEATHNTSFTGLNKAEISYSICALRNMPYAGLIRVNVKALDNLSLKVIQTMEVPDEYGKPTSVFKTMQDGTSRQLVFQTSAPSAQGAQHVSASSSFLCPDSTYTIQANKKDNNMYVEKQLKKGETATFALVAVICSTRDFSDPYGESERQVVYAKHEGTQRLISSHRCLWNELWEGDIVIEGDKEAQRDVRFALYNLYSFCRAGSRLSISPMGLSAQGYNGHIFWDTEIWMFPPMLLLNGEIAESMINYRTDRLDAARKKAYIHGYKGAMFPWESDDSGNEATPSWALTGPFEHHITADVAIACWAYYSITKDKKWLIEKGYPLMKEAADFWVSRAEKNEDGTYSICNVVGANEYADGVTDNAFTNGSAIRALQDATKAAAICGEKAPRAWSEVYKSLRIHSFDDGTTREHKDYQGIMIKQADANLLGYPLGIISDPTTLRKDLAYYADKIDPENGPAMSYSVFCVQYARLGEAEKAYEMYKKSFQPNQRPPFGVIAETATSQNPYFATGAGGLLQAVINGFGGIQITDKGIIQLPSVLPPHWKKLIIKGVGPDRRTFIKEQK
- a CDS encoding nucleoside recognition domain-containing protein, whose translation is MVLNYIWIAFFIIAFIVALGKLIFTGNTEIFTEIINSTFVSSKTAFEVSLGLTGVLSLWLGVMKIGENSGLINALARWLSPVFCRLFPDIPKGHPVMGSIFMNMSANMLGLDNAATPMGLKAMKELQELNPKKDTASNPMIMFLVINTSGLILIPISIMVYRAQLGAAQPTDIFIPILLSTFISTLVGVITVSISQRINLINKPILILMGFLSLFFGGLIYLFTRLSREEMGTYSTLIANIILFGVIVLFILTGIRKKINVYDSFVEGAKEGFSTAVRIIPYLVAFLVGIAVFRTSGAMDILVDGIGYVVGFCGLDTSFVGALPTGLMKSLSGSAANGLMIDTMKEFGPDSFVSRVSCVVRGASDTTFYILAVYFGSVGITKTRNAVTCGLIADFSGIIAAIFISYLFFF
- the ybeY gene encoding rRNA maturation RNase YbeY, which produces MAVTYQTEGVKMPDIKKRETTEWIKSVAAAYGKRIGEIAYIFCSDEKILEVNRQYLQHDYYTDIITFDYCEGNRLAGDLFISLDTVKTNAEQFEADYNTELHRVIIHGILHLCGINDKGPGEREIMEEAENKALEMRK
- a CDS encoding porin family protein, which produces MKNIHLFSGVVIMLLFVSCSPKVVTALAKTYPEVVLPDSVIVIEMGETVPNSAEAIGRVSVVDRGFSTQCKYDQVVYLAKEATGKAGGNGLVITNHMEPSFWGSSCHQISGLMLHLSNLEVDTLKANPVQDFLTVTNEERRQRMAPANTFEMSVGYGWITSRLYDYSGNSLGHKGGVEWRLGYEHVWKSGLGVGFQYSGYRAAFDEGNMVLSYLAPELVGRTKLNKWILKYGVGFGLLLYHEPSNDMTGFGGHLTIGVEYMLSKNIGLGATTSYVSGSLPNEDDMNLKENERSGINRFNLLGGLRFYF
- a CDS encoding adenine phosphoribosyltransferase, whose translation is MIMSKEALIKSIREIADFPIPGILFYDVTTLFKDAERLQELSDTMYEMYKDKGITKVVGIESRGFIMGPILATRLNAGFVPIRKPGKLPAETIEESYDKEYGKDTVQIHKDAIDENDIILLHDDLLATGGTMEAACKLVKKLRPKKVYVNFIIELKELNGRSVFGNDVEVESVLSL
- the mnmG gene encoding tRNA uridine-5-carboxymethylaminomethyl(34) synthesis enzyme MnmG, yielding MDFKYDVIVIGAGHAGCEAAAAAANLGSKTCLITMDMNKIGQMSCNPAVGGIAKGQIVREIDALGGQMGLITDKTAIQFRILNRSKGPAMWSPRAQCDRNKFIWAWREVLENTPNLHIWQDTVKELLVENGEIIGLKTIWDVTFHAKCIVLTAGTFLNGLMHIGKSMLPGGRMAEPASYQLTESIARHGIEYGRMKTGTPVRIDGRSVHYELMDTQDGETDFHKFSFMDTQVRHLKQLQCWTCYTNPEAHRILREGLSESPLFNGQIQSIGPRYCPSIETKIVTFPDKEQHQLFLEPEGETTQELYLNGFSSSLPMSTQIEALKKIPAFKDLVIYRPGYAIEYDYFDPTQLKHTLESKIIKNLFFAGQVNGTTGYEEAGGQGIIAGINAHINCHGGTPFTLSRDEAYIGVLIDDLVTKGVDEPYRMFTSRAEYRILLRMDDADMRLTEKAWRLGLVKEDRYELLKRKREAVERIISFAQSYSIKASLINDSLEKLGTTPLRQGCKLIELINRPQITIENIAEHVPAFKRILDEIIERKEEVIEAAEILIKYEGYIGRERIIADKLARLEGIKIKGRFDYNSIQSLSTEARQKLVKIDPETIAQASRIPGVSPSDINVLLVLSGR